CAGGGGAAGGCGGGACTCGCTGCACTGCACGGGACACACTCCCGCGGGCTGCTCATCATTCGGttattgtttatatttgtttggACAGTTTTAAATTGTAAACCTGAAGATGCCGGCTGGTACTTTAGAGAGGACATCTCCATCCGCCGTGGCTGCCACACCGACACGAGTGGACTCCACACCCGAAAAACCCCGGAGTCTGACAGAGAACAGAAAGGTATCACAACTGTCTGTTTGGCAAATGCTCGTCTGTTTGACATCTGGTGTTAGTAACTTCCTATTTAAGGCTAGACGCCGAAACGCGTTGAAGTTGTTACAGTAGGCCTAATGTGGTTAGCCTACATCGAGAATGTATTAGATGTAGGCTAGGCCAATTAAaggcattttacatttttgtaaagaCGAGTGTCTTGGGGTTATCCTTAACGGCCAACTGTAATTTTAGTTTGAAAGTTCTTCAGCTGAactgtattttctttctatttcaagtcctccaaaccaatCATGGAAAAGCGGAGACGTGCGCGCATCAATGAGAGTCTGGGCCAGCTGAAGACCCTCATTCTGGACGCACTCAAGCAAGATGTAAGCAGCTGAACACTAAATCTTGACTTTATTTCTAAACAGATTGAAATTAGGAACCCAAATGAGCAAATTCAGCACTAAATCTTCCCTTGTGTCCGTGTAGAGCTCCAGACACTCCAAACTGGAGAAGGCGGACATCCTTGAGATGACCGTGAAGCACCTCAGGAACCTGCAGCGACTTCAGATGACTGGTATGTAACCACAAATGCTGGCCATGGCCATGTTGATGTGCTTCTGGATGTCTAACTTTAGATGGTAAACATGTTCCCACGGTCTCCAAGATTTATTGCCCACCCACAGCTGGTGTGCTTGTCCCTAGGACTTGATTTCACAAGGCCCTAACTGAatgaataaaatctgttttgttcATTATTTGAGCTAGCCAATTTGtccattatttctttttatttgtaaacTCTTAATTTCCTAATATTGACTTTACGGTATAGCCCAgcactctctctctatctatctatctatctatctatctatctatctatctatctatctatctatctatctatctatctattgtctgtctgtctgtctgtctgtctatttagAATGGAATTACATTTTACTGGAATTGTAACTTGTATGATATCCTGTACACTGATATTAACCCATGTGTTTGGATTTTCCTCTCCAGCTGCTGTGAACACGGACCCCTCCGTCCTGGGTAAATACAGAGCCGGGTTCAACGAGTGTGTAGGGGAGGTCACTCGTTTCTTGTCCACGTGTGAAGGGGTGAACACAGAGGTGAGGACGCGTCTCCTCGGCCACCTGGCAGCCTGCGTGAGCCAAATCAACGCTGTGAACTTCTACACACCTCACCCAGGTGCGCTGAGACTCGGGCAGACCGGTACGCAGATTCCAGCCGCCTCCGCTCCACAGATGCCTTGCAAAAGTGGCTCAGCGATGCACGCCTCCTCAGAAGCTCTGAAGCTGTACGGTGGCTTCCAGGTTGTGCCAACACCGGATGGACAGTTTGCTTTTCTTGTTCCCAGTGCTGCTGTCATGCCTCTGGGTGCACAAAACAGCCATCACGTGTCACCTGTTGCACCTCCGGTCACCTCCGACTCTGTGTGGAGACCGTGGTAGGAAATCACCTCAAatgaacattaaaaacagatttttgtacattttgtaaatgttttcaaaacCTACTTGAGAGGGATgtttacacacatttgtgttttttatatggACATTAAGAGATATTCCTGACCTCATTGCTTGCTGTGATCTTCTCTGTTTTTGATACAACGCATTTGCCTCAGGAGGTCAAGAAAATCCTTAACAAAGCTCTTGAAAAGCACTGTATTTCTTTAagattaataaaatgtttctatGTTTACTACAACATTTGCTGCAATGGCGTCTTTGTCATGTCTCCTCCCTCAAAACCCCCATCAGGTTGTCATGGTGATGTCCTTTCATTTAGGCTGTGCTGCCTTTAAAGTAATGCTGTATAGGTTACATTTTGACTTAATCTCAGACCTGGGGAAAAGTCTTTTCCATTAACATCCCagcattcatttaaatataGAACCTCATCCTCTGTGCTTTGGACACACATGCTCATCCCCTTTGCAGTGACCGAACATACCTCTCAAATGAGCTAAGGAACCTAAGAGGGTGTGTTGAGCCCATGAGGCGTGCTGTTAGTGCAGCGTGGAGGGTGAGGCAGGCtactgccagatgggaaatcaTACTGAAATAGATAGGATGTGATCGTGATGCTCGAGACAGTGCTAAATGAAGACCAGACTAAATAAGATACTGGTAGTACTTTTTGAGGTGTTGTCCCTGCATTATCTACCTCCAGAAGACACTAACTGATATTctgaaattcaattcaattttattttatttacagtgtcaaatcataacagaagttatctcaggacactttacagataaagtaggtctgtGTATTTGCAGAGACCCAAATATTCCGCCCCAAGATGAAGCATTTGATTCGACATGGCGAGGCAaaactttaacccttgtgttgtcttcccatcaaccatgaaaaaaaaaagtttgttttcaacactattattgttttttccaacatttttatcacttttccaatat
The sequence above is drawn from the Etheostoma spectabile isolate EspeVRDwgs_2016 chromosome 12, UIUC_Espe_1.0, whole genome shotgun sequence genome and encodes:
- the LOC116699781 gene encoding transcription factor HES-1-B, with amino-acid sequence MPAGTLERTSPSAVAATPTRVDSTPEKPRSLTENRKSSKPIMEKRRRARINESLGQLKTLILDALKQDSSRHSKLEKADILEMTVKHLRNLQRLQMTAAVNTDPSVLGKYRAGFNECVGEVTRFLSTCEGVNTEVRTRLLGHLAACVSQINAVNFYTPHPGALRLGQTGTQIPAASAPQMPCKSGSAMHASSEALKLYGGFQVVPTPDGQFAFLVPSAAVMPLGAQNSHHVSPVAPPVTSDSVWRPW